CGGTCGAACCGCCACCATGGCCAGTTTGGGAACCGTGTTTTTCTTGTGCGTGGGAATCGCGATTTGCATGACGATCATGGTCAGTTTCCGCGGCGCGTTTCAATTGCAACTGGCACCATTCTTGGTGATGATCTTGGGTGGTGGCGCGGCATTGTTCGCATCGCTGGGTTGGCGGAACCCCTCCAGCGCGATCTTCGCGGCATCGTTCTTTTTGCCGCTGATCACGTTCTATGCGATCACCCAATTCTTGTTGCAAATGGACCACCTTTACGTCGTTTCGGCACTCGTAGCGGGCTACGGCTTTGCGGTGGCCGCCATGATGATTCCGGCGCTCAGTGAATTCGACGTCTGCTTGGAACCGGACCGTGGCGGGACCGGAGAATCGACCTAGATGCGCTGCATGGGCACGTTTTGGACGACGCTGCAATCCACCCTGGAAGTGACGGCCGAACGTTGGGGCTGGATCGCCGCCATGATCGCGCTGATCTTGCTAAGCGCTTTCTTTAGCGGCAGCGAAGCCGCCCTGTTCTCGCTACGCGACCGCGACCGCCGCCGGCTGCGGATGTCTGGTTTGCCCGGTCAGATCGCAGACCGCTTGCTGCAAAACCCCGAACACTTGTTGTCAGCAATTCTGTTTTGGAATTTGCTGATCAACATGACCTACTTTGCCATCGCGGCCATCGTCGGTGGGCAGCTGGAAAGCAACGCATCGACCGGTTCGACCGGTGCAGTGTTGTTCACGGTGGGCAGTTTGTTGGCGATCATCTTTCTAAGCGAGATGCTACCTAAAAGCATCGCGGTTGTTTCACCGACGCGTTTTTCGATCGTCGTGGCGTTACCGTTGCAGTGGGCGGTGCGTTTGATCAGCCCTGCCCTGCCCTTAATCCGTTCGTCCAACGCGATCGCACGACGGTTGTTGTGGCCGACCTTTCGCGCCGAGCCCGAGTTGGACCTGACGGACATTGAACGCGCGATCGAACTGGGGACCGACGATGCGGCGCTCCGGCAACGCGAACGCGAGGTCTTGCGACGGCTGGTCAGCCTGTCTGATTTGCGGGCCGATGAATTGATGCGTCCTCGCGGGCGACTGAATCTGATGACGCCCACGGGCAAACGCGAAGTGATTCAAAAATGCGTTGCCGAGGACGGGTATCTGTATTTCGCGGACAAAGACGACGAAGCCATCGAATCGGCCCTGCAATTGCGAACGATGCGTCCGAATCGATGGAAACGCCAAGCACATCATCACGAATTGGCCGCCCAAGCGACCAACGTGATCTACGCGCCGTGGACGGCCAAGATTGCCGCAGTGTTCGATCAATTGGTCACCGAAGAACGAAACGTTGCCGTGATCGTCAACGAATTCGGCGAATCCATCGGCGTGGTGACGATGGAAGATTTGTTGCGTCACATCCTGGGTTCATCCGACGCGGGACCAGGCGGGCTGGCTGAAATCGACGTGATCGGCCCTGATCGTTGGCGACTAAGCGGATCCGTTCGCCTTCGTTCGCTGGTCGAATTGCTGGGCGTCGACGAACCCGCCGAACGCGCCGCCACGGTGGCAGGCTACATCCAGCGATGCAACGAACGTTTGCCACGTCCAGGTGATTCCGCCGAATTGGATCGTTTCGTGTTGACCGTGCTGTCGGAATCCGACGACGACCTGTTGATCGACGTATCAGCAGGACGCATCGACGATGACGGGGAGGATGGCACACCGTGATCGCGATCGGATTGTTCTTGATCGGACTGGCGCTCAGTGCGTTTTTCAGCGGCAGTGAAACGGGGCTGTATCGCGTCTCGCGCACGCGTCTGGTGCTGGACGGTCTGGACGGTTCATGGTCGGCCCGATGGATCGTCTGGCTTTTGAATCATCCGGCCATCTTTGTTGCCACCACACTGGTCGGCAACAACGTGGCGAATTACTTGACCAGCGTTGCCGTGGTGATCGCGGTTCAGCAATGGTTCACCGCCAATCCGGCGGCGGAGCTGATCGGCCCGATGTTGATGACGCCGATCGTTTTCGTGTTCGGTGAACTGTTGCCGAAGTACCTGTTTTTTCATGCCCCCTATCGCCTGTTGATGGCGACCAAGCCGATCTTGATTGCAGCCACCTGCCTGTTCGCACCGGTGTCATGGATGCTGGGATTGCTGGGCGGGTTGCTGCAGCGGGTTACGGGTCAATTGCCGTTCCAACTGCGGCTTGCGATGGCACGTCGCGAACTGGATCAAGTTCTGCGTGCGGGCCACGAAGCAGGATTGCTGGCCGAGAGTCAGCGGAACTTGGCCGCCAAACTGTTCGAAGTCGGAAATCTGTCGGCGGCCACGTTTGGTCGTTCGCCTGATCGGATTCCACAGGTGACAACGCCGATCGACGTACCGGCCGCGGCAAAATTGGCCCAGCGTCTGAACGAGTCGATCGTCCTGGTCAAAGAAGGAAAAGAATGGCTTGGCTATCTCCGGTTCATCGACTTGGTTTGCGATGAAGGTCCGCCAAGAGTTTTGCCGCTGGTGCGTGGCACGGTCAGTGACAGCCACCTCAAGACGTTGGTCCGCCTGAATGACCAAGCCAGCGGAGTCGCGATCTTGTTGGATTCGCGTGGCAACGCCAAGTCGATCGTGACCCGGCGTCAATTGCTGGCACATTTGATCAGCTGACGCGTTGGTATCCCAACTGATGCAAGACTTTCAGCATTTCATCACAGGTGATGTAGCGTCGGTGGTTTTGCAGTTTGTACTGATCGATCGCCAGTGCCAATTCACGGCCTTCCTGTGACAGTTCCGCGTGGGAACTGCCGAACTGTCGCCGCTCGTTGTGACCGCCGCGACCACCGGATCCTTGACGTCGATCGACAAACCCAGGCTTGCCGGGTTTTGCACTGTCAGTGATGGCGGTCGTTTTCGATGCCGTGCCGCCGATGATGAACTGAGGTCCCGCTTCGGGATCGGCGGTCGACGGTATCGCTGGTAAATGCATGGCAATGACTGCGTCAAAAGTGGGCCGGTGATTCGAACTATCGAAAACCTAGAACGGAAATCGACAGTCGGTCGTCTTCCCCAGGTCGTTTTGGCCGCAATCACCGGTCCGATGATTCAGGTCGCAACGATTGGGTCACCCCTTGGGTTGCCAACACGCGACAAATGATCGCATTGATCCATGCCGCCAGTGGAATTGCGTCCTACCGCATCTCCGTCCCAGGCGACTGACGAAAGACAGCCGCCAGGCTGGGATGCTGGAATTCACGCAGAACGTCTTCGTCCCGTCGCAACGATGGATTCAGCCGTAAGGATTCGGACAAAGCCTGTCGCGCCTGTTCCAAATCGCCCACGCGGACCG
The Crateriforma spongiae DNA segment above includes these coding regions:
- a CDS encoding CNNM domain-containing protein, translated to MGTFWTTLQSTLEVTAERWGWIAAMIALILLSAFFSGSEAALFSLRDRDRRRLRMSGLPGQIADRLLQNPEHLLSAILFWNLLINMTYFAIAAIVGGQLESNASTGSTGAVLFTVGSLLAIIFLSEMLPKSIAVVSPTRFSIVVALPLQWAVRLISPALPLIRSSNAIARRLLWPTFRAEPELDLTDIERAIELGTDDAALRQREREVLRRLVSLSDLRADELMRPRGRLNLMTPTGKREVIQKCVAEDGYLYFADKDDEAIESALQLRTMRPNRWKRQAHHHELAAQATNVIYAPWTAKIAAVFDQLVTEERNVAVIVNEFGESIGVVTMEDLLRHILGSSDAGPGGLAEIDVIGPDRWRLSGSVRLRSLVELLGVDEPAERAATVAGYIQRCNERLPRPGDSAELDRFVLTVLSESDDDLLIDVSAGRIDDDGEDGTP
- a CDS encoding CNNM domain-containing protein; protein product: MIAIGLFLIGLALSAFFSGSETGLYRVSRTRLVLDGLDGSWSARWIVWLLNHPAIFVATTLVGNNVANYLTSVAVVIAVQQWFTANPAAELIGPMLMTPIVFVFGELLPKYLFFHAPYRLLMATKPILIAATCLFAPVSWMLGLLGGLLQRVTGQLPFQLRLAMARRELDQVLRAGHEAGLLAESQRNLAAKLFEVGNLSAATFGRSPDRIPQVTTPIDVPAAAKLAQRLNESIVLVKEGKEWLGYLRFIDLVCDEGPPRVLPLVRGTVSDSHLKTLVRLNDQASGVAILLDSRGNAKSIVTRRQLLAHLIS